A single window of Streptomyces cathayae DNA harbors:
- a CDS encoding 4a-hydroxytetrahydrobiopterin dehydratase, producing MSDEPLSPQEIEERLADLPGWALDGGRLTRSYRLGSHFAATAMVVHVARVQEELNHHSDLTLGYNTVSLAVQTHSAGGAVTEKDLELACRVRDLATGHDAH from the coding sequence ATGTCCGACGAACCGCTGTCGCCGCAGGAGATCGAGGAGCGGCTGGCCGACCTGCCGGGCTGGGCGCTCGACGGCGGCCGCCTCACCCGCTCCTACCGGCTCGGCTCCCACTTCGCGGCGACGGCGATGGTCGTCCACGTCGCCCGGGTACAGGAGGAGCTGAACCACCACTCCGACCTCACCCTCGGCTACAACACCGTGTCCCTCGCCGTCCAGACGCACAGCGCGGGCGGCGCCGTCACCGAGAAGGACCTCGAACTGGCGTGCAGAGTACGGGACTTGGCAACCGGTCACGATGCACACTGA
- a CDS encoding cellulose binding domain-containing protein, giving the protein MRRTRVLTAVLALAAGLLTGGPPALAADAPEPATTLAADTYTWKNARIDGGGFVPGIVFNRSEKNLAYARTDIGGAYRWQESTKTWTPLLDSVGWDDWGHTGVASIASDSADPDRVYAAVGTYTNDWDPGNGAVLRSTDRGASWRKADLPFKLGGNMPGRGMGERLAVDPHRNSVLYLGAPSGKGLWRSTDSGASWSQVTAFPNPGTYVQDPGDTSGYASDNQGIVWVTFDESTGTPGSATRTIYVGVADKENAVYRSTDAGATWQRLAGQPTGHLAHKGVLDAENGHLYLAYSDTGGPYDGGKGRLYRYATATGAWTDISPVAEADTYYGFSGLTVDRQRPGTVMATAYSSWWPDTQIFRSTDSGATWTQAWEYTSYPNRENRYTMDVSSVPWLTWDAHPSPPEQSPKLGWMTEALEIDPFDSDRMMYGTGATVYGTENLTDWDDDATFTVTPMVRGLEETAVNDLASPPSGAPLLSGLLDIGGFRHTDLTKVPSMMFTQPAFTATTSLDFAEAGPDTVVRVGNLDSGPHIAFSTDNGAHWFAGTDPSGVSGGGTVAAGADGSRFVWSPQGAGVHHTTGFGTSWSASSGIPEGAVVESDRVDPKTFYGFTSGRFYVSTDGGATFTASPATGLPSGDSVRFKALPGAKGDIWLAGGASDGAYGLWHSTDGGQSFTRLPGVDEADTVGFGKAAPGASYQTVFTSAKIDGVRGIFRSTDQGRSWTRINDDAHQWGWTGAAITGDPRVYGRVYVATNGRGIVYGDTSDTGGGDDGGSGTDPGPDPEPEPTGACVVTYEITNQWPDGFQAQVRVTNTGSKTWNGWSLSWSFTDGQRVSQLWNGAHTQSGSAVTVRNTDWNGTVAAGSSVGFGFTASRSAANPDPAAFHLDGRACTVT; this is encoded by the coding sequence GTGCGAAGAACCCGCGTCCTGACGGCCGTGCTCGCACTGGCGGCCGGCCTGCTCACGGGCGGCCCGCCCGCCCTGGCCGCCGACGCCCCGGAGCCGGCCACCACCCTCGCCGCCGACACCTACACCTGGAAGAACGCCCGCATCGACGGCGGCGGCTTCGTGCCGGGCATCGTCTTCAACCGCAGCGAGAAGAACCTGGCCTACGCCCGTACCGACATCGGCGGCGCCTACCGGTGGCAGGAGTCGACGAAGACCTGGACCCCGCTGCTGGACTCGGTCGGCTGGGACGACTGGGGCCACACGGGCGTGGCCAGCATCGCCTCCGACTCCGCCGACCCCGACCGGGTGTACGCGGCGGTCGGCACGTACACCAACGACTGGGACCCGGGGAACGGCGCGGTGCTGCGCTCCACCGACCGGGGCGCGAGCTGGCGGAAGGCCGACCTGCCGTTCAAGCTGGGCGGGAACATGCCGGGCCGGGGCATGGGGGAACGCCTGGCGGTCGACCCCCACCGCAACAGCGTGCTGTACCTGGGCGCGCCCAGCGGGAAGGGGCTGTGGCGGTCGACGGACTCGGGGGCGAGCTGGTCGCAGGTGACGGCCTTCCCCAACCCGGGCACCTACGTGCAGGATCCGGGCGACACCTCCGGATACGCCAGTGACAACCAGGGCATCGTCTGGGTCACCTTCGACGAGTCCACGGGCACGCCGGGAAGCGCGACCAGGACGATCTACGTCGGGGTGGCCGACAAGGAGAACGCCGTCTACCGTTCGACGGACGCGGGCGCGACCTGGCAGCGCCTCGCCGGCCAGCCGACGGGCCACCTGGCCCACAAGGGCGTCCTCGACGCCGAGAACGGTCACCTGTACCTGGCCTACAGCGACACCGGCGGCCCGTACGACGGCGGCAAGGGCCGCCTGTACCGGTACGCCACGGCGACCGGCGCCTGGACGGACATCAGCCCGGTGGCGGAGGCCGACACCTACTACGGCTTCAGCGGGCTGACGGTGGACCGGCAGCGGCCGGGCACGGTCATGGCGACGGCGTACAGCTCCTGGTGGCCGGACACCCAGATCTTCCGCTCCACGGACAGCGGTGCGACCTGGACGCAGGCATGGGAGTACACCTCGTACCCGAACCGGGAGAACCGCTACACCATGGACGTCTCGTCCGTGCCGTGGCTGACCTGGGACGCCCACCCCTCACCGCCCGAACAGAGCCCGAAACTGGGGTGGATGACCGAGGCGCTGGAGATCGACCCGTTCGACTCGGACCGCATGATGTACGGGACGGGCGCGACGGTCTACGGCACGGAGAACCTCACGGACTGGGACGACGACGCCACGTTCACCGTCACGCCCATGGTGCGCGGGCTGGAGGAGACGGCGGTCAACGACCTCGCCTCTCCTCCCTCGGGCGCCCCGCTGCTCAGCGGGCTCCTCGACATCGGCGGCTTCCGGCACACGGACCTGACGAAGGTGCCGTCGATGATGTTCACCCAGCCCGCCTTCACCGCCACCACCAGTCTGGACTTCGCCGAGGCCGGCCCGGACACGGTGGTCCGGGTGGGGAACCTGGACTCGGGCCCGCACATCGCGTTCTCGACCGACAACGGCGCCCACTGGTTCGCGGGCACGGACCCTTCGGGCGTCAGCGGCGGCGGCACGGTCGCGGCGGGCGCCGACGGCAGCCGCTTCGTGTGGAGCCCGCAGGGCGCCGGGGTGCACCACACCACCGGCTTCGGCACGTCGTGGTCGGCGTCGAGCGGCATCCCCGAGGGAGCGGTCGTCGAGTCCGACCGGGTGGACCCGAAGACGTTCTACGGCTTCACGTCCGGCAGGTTCTACGTCAGTACGGACGGCGGCGCCACCTTCACCGCCTCCCCCGCGACCGGACTGCCGAGCGGTGACAGCGTGCGGTTCAAGGCACTGCCGGGTGCGAAGGGCGACATCTGGCTGGCCGGCGGGGCGAGCGACGGTGCGTACGGGCTGTGGCACTCCACCGACGGCGGGCAGAGCTTCACCAGGCTGCCCGGTGTCGACGAGGCGGACACCGTCGGCTTCGGCAAGGCGGCCCCCGGCGCGTCGTACCAGACCGTCTTCACCAGCGCGAAGATCGACGGCGTGCGCGGCATCTTCCGCTCGACGGACCAGGGGCGGAGCTGGACCCGCATCAACGACGACGCCCACCAGTGGGGTTGGACGGGTGCGGCGATCACCGGCGACCCGCGGGTGTACGGCAGGGTGTACGTGGCGACCAACGGCCGCGGGATCGTGTACGGCGACACCTCGGACACCGGGGGCGGGGACGACGGCGGCTCAGGCACCGATCCCGGCCCGGATCCGGAGCCTGAGCCGACGGGTGCCTGCGTCGTGACCTACGAGATCACCAACCAGTGGCCCGACGGTTTCCAGGCCCAGGTCCGGGTGACCAACACCGGGTCGAAGACCTGGAACGGCTGGTCGCTGAGCTGGTCGTTCACGGACGGCCAGCGGGTCTCCCAGCTCTGGAACGGGGCCCACACACAGTCCGGTTCGGCGGTGACGGTGCGCAACACCGACTGGAACGGCACCGTCGCGGCGGGTTCGTCGGTCGGCTTCGGCTTCACGGCGAGCCGTTCGGCGGCGAACCCGGACCCGGCCGCCTTCCACCTGGACGGGCGGGCCTGCACGGTGACGTGA
- a CDS encoding helix-turn-helix domain-containing protein: MSERRAAPTVGQVVLGRRLQELRETAGLSREEAARVLRVAPATVRRMETAEVALKIPYVQILLTAYGVRQSEAATFIGLAEDANRPGWWQRFHDVLPDWFSLYVSLEGAARIIRSYEPHFVPGLLQTEDYARAVLEAGTIGNQGPEAVERHVSLRLERQRLLERPDPPHLWVIIEETVLRRPVSVDGRVMRDQFDKLLEWSERDRITLQVAEFADGPHPGTYAPFSLFRFAEPELPDMVVTEYLTGALYLDSRKEVSAHLEVLDHMVARAATTQHTQKLLRESRDRYRL, translated from the coding sequence GTGAGTGAACGGCGGGCCGCACCCACCGTGGGCCAGGTGGTGCTCGGCAGGCGGCTGCAGGAACTGCGGGAGACGGCGGGCCTCAGCCGTGAGGAGGCCGCCCGGGTCCTGCGGGTGGCACCCGCGACCGTACGGCGGATGGAGACGGCCGAGGTCGCGCTGAAGATCCCGTACGTCCAGATCCTGCTGACGGCCTACGGGGTGCGGCAGAGCGAGGCGGCCACGTTCATCGGGCTCGCGGAGGACGCGAACCGTCCGGGCTGGTGGCAGCGGTTCCACGACGTGCTGCCCGACTGGTTCAGCCTGTATGTGAGTCTCGAGGGCGCCGCCCGCATCATCCGGTCCTACGAGCCGCACTTCGTGCCGGGGCTGCTGCAGACGGAGGACTACGCGCGTGCCGTCCTGGAGGCCGGGACGATCGGGAACCAGGGGCCGGAGGCGGTCGAGCGGCATGTGTCGCTGCGTCTGGAGCGGCAGCGGCTCCTGGAGCGGCCGGACCCGCCCCACCTGTGGGTGATCATCGAGGAGACGGTGCTGCGGCGGCCGGTGAGCGTGGACGGCCGGGTGATGCGCGATCAGTTCGACAAGCTGCTGGAGTGGTCCGAGCGGGACCGGATCACGCTCCAGGTCGCCGAGTTCGCCGACGGCCCGCATCCGGGGACGTACGCGCCGTTCTCGCTGTTCCGTTTCGCCGAGCCGGAGCTGCCGGACATGGTGGTCACCGAGTACCTGACCGGCGCCCTGTACCTGGACTCCCGCAAGGAGGTCTCGGCGCATCTGGAGGTGCTGGACCACATGGTGGCGCGGGCCGCCACCACCCAGCACACCCAGAAGCTGCTGCGGGAGTCCCGGGACCGCTACCGGCTCTAA
- a CDS encoding glycoside hydrolase family 48 protein codes for MRPPPRRRRGVRRLWTAAAAALTLPLTMLSSGSTPAQAAAVQCSVDYRTNDWGSGFTADLTLTNRAADSIDGWTLTYAYTGNQQLVNGWNGSWSQSGKTVTVRDAGHNARIAAGGAVTTGAQFAYSGGNAAPTSFAINGTPCTGAHQPPITVLTSPEAGAVYTRGEPVPLAATAAAADNATISKVEFYDDTRLLGTDTSAPFTLSVAELSVGSHSLTAKAYDSLGASASSTPVGITVASGPAVVATPSQLGVQQGKSGTYEVKLSKQPSANTTVTTTRASGNSGLSVSAGGSLTFTPSNWNTAQRVTIAADASGSGSAVFESSAPGHAKAAVTVTQLGAAKTYDARFLELYGKITDPASGYFSPEGIPYHSVETLIVEAPDHGHETTSEAYSYLIWLQAMYGKVTGDWSRLNEAWDIMERYAIPTHADQPTNAFYNPSKPATYAPEHDTPNEYPSQLDSGVSVGPDPIAAELKSAYGTDDVYGMHWIQDVDNVYGYGNSPGKCEAGPADTGPSYINTFQRGPQESVWETVPQPTCDAFKYGGANGYLDLFTKDASYAKQWKFTNAPDADARVVQAAYWADLWAKEQGKGSQVSAVVGKAAKMGDYLRYAMYDKYFKKVGNCTRPSCPAGTGKDASHYLLSWYYAWGGATDTSAGWAWRIGSSHAHGGYQNPLAAYALSNHAPLKPKSATGADDWGKSMQRQLEFYRWLQSDEGGIAGGATNSWAGRYTSPPSGTPTFYGMHYDEKPVYHDPPSNQWFGFQAWSMERVAELYQQTGNALAKSVLDKWVDWALSETTVNPDGSFLMPSTLQWSGRPDTWNASSPGANSGLHVTVADYTDDVGVAAAYAKTLTYYADRSGDTEAADTAKALLDGMWENNQDALGIAVEETRADYHRFDDPVYVPSGWSGTMPNGDRIDSSSTFASIRSFYQDDPAWSKIESYLAGGAAPTFTYHRFWAQADIALAMGSYAELLE; via the coding sequence ATGCGCCCCCCACCCAGAAGACGCCGCGGCGTGCGGCGGCTGTGGACCGCCGCGGCGGCCGCTCTCACGCTTCCGCTGACCATGCTGTCCTCAGGATCGACACCCGCTCAGGCTGCGGCTGTCCAGTGCAGCGTGGACTACCGGACCAATGACTGGGGTTCCGGTTTCACCGCGGATCTGACCCTCACCAACCGAGCCGCGGACTCCATCGACGGCTGGACCCTCACCTACGCCTACACGGGCAACCAGCAACTCGTGAACGGCTGGAACGGCAGCTGGAGCCAGTCCGGGAAGACCGTGACCGTACGGGACGCCGGGCACAACGCGCGGATCGCGGCCGGTGGCGCCGTCACCACCGGCGCGCAGTTCGCCTACAGCGGCGGCAACGCCGCACCCACGTCCTTCGCGATCAACGGCACCCCCTGCACCGGGGCCCACCAGCCGCCGATCACCGTGCTGACCAGCCCGGAGGCCGGCGCCGTCTACACCCGGGGCGAGCCGGTCCCGCTCGCGGCGACCGCCGCGGCGGCCGACAACGCCACCATCAGCAAGGTGGAGTTCTACGACGACACCCGGCTGCTGGGCACGGACACGAGCGCGCCCTTCACCCTTTCCGTCGCCGAATTGTCCGTGGGCAGTCATTCACTGACGGCGAAGGCGTACGACAGCCTGGGAGCCTCCGCGAGCTCCACCCCGGTCGGCATCACCGTCGCCTCGGGCCCCGCTGTGGTCGCCACTCCGTCCCAACTGGGCGTGCAGCAGGGCAAGTCGGGCACGTACGAGGTGAAGCTGTCCAAGCAGCCGAGCGCGAACACGACCGTCACGACGACCCGGGCGAGCGGCAACTCGGGCCTGTCGGTGTCCGCCGGCGGCTCGCTCACCTTCACCCCGTCGAACTGGAACACCGCGCAGCGGGTGACCATCGCCGCCGACGCCTCGGGCAGCGGCTCGGCCGTCTTCGAGTCCTCGGCACCCGGCCACGCCAAGGCGGCGGTCACGGTGACACAGCTGGGCGCGGCGAAGACGTACGACGCCCGCTTCCTGGAGCTGTACGGGAAGATCACCGACCCGGCCAGCGGCTACTTCTCCCCCGAGGGCATCCCGTACCACTCGGTGGAGACGCTGATCGTCGAGGCGCCGGACCACGGGCACGAGACCACCTCGGAGGCGTACAGCTATCTGATCTGGCTCCAGGCGATGTACGGCAAGGTGACCGGTGACTGGTCGAGGCTCAACGAGGCCTGGGACATCATGGAGCGGTACGCGATCCCGACCCACGCCGACCAGCCGACCAACGCCTTCTACAATCCCTCGAAGCCGGCCACGTACGCGCCGGAGCACGACACCCCGAACGAGTACCCGTCGCAGCTCGACTCGGGTGTCTCCGTCGGCCCCGACCCGATCGCGGCCGAGCTGAAGTCCGCCTACGGCACGGACGACGTCTACGGCATGCACTGGATCCAGGACGTCGACAACGTGTACGGCTACGGCAACTCGCCCGGCAAGTGCGAGGCGGGTCCGGCGGACACCGGGCCGTCGTACATCAACACCTTCCAGCGCGGACCGCAGGAGTCGGTGTGGGAGACCGTCCCGCAGCCCACCTGCGACGCCTTCAAGTACGGCGGCGCCAACGGCTACCTGGACCTGTTCACCAAGGACGCCTCGTACGCCAAGCAGTGGAAGTTCACCAACGCCCCGGACGCCGACGCACGGGTCGTGCAGGCCGCGTACTGGGCGGACCTGTGGGCCAAGGAGCAGGGCAAGGGCTCCCAGGTCTCCGCGGTCGTCGGCAAGGCCGCGAAGATGGGTGACTACCTGCGCTACGCCATGTACGACAAGTACTTCAAGAAGGTCGGCAACTGCACCCGTCCGTCCTGCCCGGCCGGTACCGGCAAGGACGCCTCGCACTACCTGCTGTCCTGGTACTACGCCTGGGGCGGTGCCACCGACACCTCGGCCGGCTGGGCCTGGCGCATCGGCTCCAGCCACGCGCACGGCGGCTACCAGAACCCCCTGGCGGCGTACGCGCTGAGCAACCACGCGCCGCTGAAGCCGAAGTCGGCGACGGGCGCGGACGACTGGGGCAAGTCGATGCAGCGGCAGCTGGAGTTCTACCGCTGGCTGCAGTCCGACGAGGGCGGCATCGCGGGCGGCGCGACCAACAGCTGGGCGGGCCGGTACACGTCCCCGCCGTCCGGCACGCCGACCTTCTACGGCATGCACTACGACGAGAAGCCGGTCTACCACGACCCGCCGTCCAACCAGTGGTTCGGCTTCCAGGCGTGGTCGATGGAGCGGGTCGCCGAGCTGTACCAGCAGACCGGCAACGCACTCGCCAAGTCGGTCCTCGACAAGTGGGTGGACTGGGCGCTGTCCGAGACCACCGTCAACCCCGACGGCTCGTTCCTGATGCCGTCCACGCTCCAGTGGTCGGGCAGGCCCGACACCTGGAACGCGTCCTCGCCCGGCGCCAACAGCGGGCTGCACGTCACCGTCGCCGACTACACCGACGACGTCGGGGTGGCCGCGGCCTACGCCAAGACGCTGACGTACTACGCCGACCGCTCCGGTGACACGGAGGCGGCGGACACGGCGAAGGCGCTGCTGGACGGCATGTGGGAGAACAACCAGGACGCACTCGGCATCGCCGTCGAGGAGACCCGCGCCGACTACCACCGCTTCGACGACCCGGTGTACGTCCCCAGCGGCTGGAGCGGCACCATGCCGAACGGCGACAGGATCGACTCGTCGTCGACCTTCGCGTCGATCCGGTCCTTCTACCAGGACGACCCGGCCTGGTCGAAGATCGAGTCCTATCTGGCGGGCGGAGCCGCGCCCACCTTCACGTACCACCGGTTCTGGGCCCAGGCCGACATCGCCCTGGCCATGGGCTCGTACGCGGAGCTCCTCGAATAG